A genome region from Triplophysa rosa linkage group LG24, Trosa_1v2, whole genome shotgun sequence includes the following:
- the LOC130547507 gene encoding LOW QUALITY PROTEIN: uncharacterized protein LOC130547507 (The sequence of the model RefSeq protein was modified relative to this genomic sequence to represent the inferred CDS: deleted 2 bases in 1 codon), which yields MEDVVRRLAEVVVRQQRFSEQLAQRQEQTDQVVGLLRESAAARVPLPDARSTAHQLMTKLTAQDDIEAYLHTFEVIATREAWDKAEWAKILAPFLTGEAQRAYVALQPLASEDYDALKREILARLGLSPISAAQQFHQWSYEDQVPVRAQAARLSRLGQLWLLAGEPSASQVAERVVVDRLLRALPRRCRTTVGMKGPTTLREVVEAVELAEASAARDTGERAWAPPRRVNPAWRPQEGTSRPVPRPAAATPPDEPMPTEPSSHGPPAWLAGCAVHQAVPSGAPRRTVRVEGRPVTATLDSGSSVTLVQPGVVQPRAGGRSSIPITCVHGDTRNVPARQVTVAAGPGSWTLEIGIVDDLPVPMLLGRDWPGFDQLLASTVRPASRELRGRKARSRKERRPRPVLLATESEKEGESRDTNLFATLFQQITSGGSFGREQREDTRLRNCWTQVRVIDGEDRQPTPHPLPHFVIKRGLLYCAATRRGEEKLLLVVPATKTATIMELAHTHPMAGHLAAANTIQRIRDRFHWPGLEGEVKRFCQGCPTCQLTSPQRPPPSPLIPLPVIEVPFERIGMDLVGPLPKSARGHEYILVILDYATRYPEALPLRKATSKAIAKELFLMFSRVGIPREVLTDQGTPFMSRLMADLCHLLQVRQLRTSIYHPQTDGLVERFNQTLKRMLRRVVAEDGRDWDLLLPYVLFGVREVPQASTGFTPFELLFGRQPRGLLDVPGMPGNNNQPHTSLIEHVQQMQDRIDRVMPIVKEHLVEAQRAQKRWYDRPAQPREFQPGDRVLVLTSTATSKFLASWKGPYTVVEKVGPVNYRVRQPGRRREEQLYHVNLLKKWVATPAQMAAFALDNPPVIQMGEQLSPLQKKDLHSLVSQFQDVFSPKPGQTRVIQHEVRTPPGVVVRQRPYRVPEARRLAIEEEITRMQELGVIEPSRSPWSSPIVMVPKPDGTLRFCNDFRRLNEVSSFDSYPMPRVDELLDRLGKARFISTLDLTKGYWQVPLSPKSREKTAFSTPSGHWQYTVLPFGLHGAPATFQRMMDVLLRPHQAYAAAYIDDLVIHSGSWDDHLDRLRRVLSDLRKAGLTANPKKCHLGLAEAQYLGYRVGGGLIQPQTKKVEAVRDAPRPNNKSQVRAFLGLAGYYRCFIPNFSSIASSLTDLTRKGQPEEVKWTPETERSFQALKKTLSSAPVLHAPDFGCPFILQTDASDTGLGAVLSQTPNGVEHPVVYISRKLTPAESRYATVEREALAIKWAVLELRYYLLGRSFSLVTDHAPLQWMAKAKNTNARVTRWFLALQDYHFTVIHRAGASHGNADGLSRMWSGWTTRLGRLSERPEGTPIPPRYSQQLDRPAQRLIPSSALESNGSDDRIDPAPQPCISFVSSRRLSINLPSGVILFTYCVRVVALPVTT from the exons ATGGAGGATGTCGTCAGGCGCCTAGCAGAAGTAGTGGTCCGCCAACAGCGATTCTCGGAACAGCTGGCCCAACGCCAGGAGCAGACCGACCAAGTCGTGGGATTGCTGAGGGAAAGCGCGGCTGCCCGAGTGCCACTGCCAGATGCCCGATCCACAGCCCATCAACTGATGACCAAACTCACGGCCCAGGATGATATCGAAGCCTACCTCCACACCTTCGAGGTTATCGCTACTCGGGAAGCCTGGGACAAAGCAGAGTGGGCGAAGATCCTGGCCCCCTTCCTGACTGGTGAGGCCCAAAGGGCATATGTAGCACTACAGCCGCTGGCCAGTGAGGATTACGACGCCCTAAAAAGGGAAATCCTGGCCCGCCTCGGCCTCTCCCCCATCAGCGCGGCTCAGCAATTTCATCAATGGTCGTACGAAGACCAAGTGCCGGTGCGGGCCCAAGCAGCCAGACTGTCCCGGCTAGGACAATTATGGCTGCTAGCGGGAGAACCTTCGGCCTCTCAGGTGGCCGAACGGGTGGTGGTCGACCGGCTACTAAGAGCTCTTCCCCGGCGTTGTCGAACGACGGTAGGCATGAAAGGTCCCACCACCCTCCGCGAGGTCGTGGAGGCGGTGGAACTGGCCGAGGCCTCGGCAGCCCGAGATACAGGAGAGAGAGCTTGGGCGCCGCCCCGGAGGGTAAACCCGGCTTGGCGACCACAGGAGGGCACTTCGAGGCCAGTACCCAGACCCGCAGCGGCCACACCACCGGACGAACCGATGCCCACCGAGCCCTCATCCCACGGACCCCCCGCTTGGCTGGCGGGTTGTGCGGTACACCAGGCTGTCCCGTCTGGGGCGCCCCGACGGACAGTCCGTGTGGAGGGACGGCCAGTAACCGCCACATTGGACTCCGGGAGTTCCGTCACGCTGGTCCAGCCCGGGGTTGTGCAGCCCCGCGCCGGGGGAAGGTCCTCCATCCCGATCACCTGCGTCCACGGGGACACCCGGAACGTGCCGGCTCGCCAGGTAACGGTGGCCGCCGGCCCGGGGTCGTGGACGCTGGAGATCGGGATCGTGGACGACCTACCGGTGCCAATGTTATTAGGGCGCGACTGGCCCGGGTTCGACCAGCTGCTGGCTAGCACCGTGCGACCCGCCAGCCGAGAACTTCGAGGGCGGAAGGCGCGGTCCCGGAAGGAACGGAGGCCCCGACCCGTCCTCCTCGCGACGGAGAGTGAGAAAGAGGGTGAGTCCCGAGACACTAACCTGTTTGCCACCTTGTTTCAACAGATAACTAGTGGCGGCTCGTTCGGACGGGAGCAGCGGGAGGATACCCGACTGCGGAATTGCTGGACCCAGGTTAGGGTCATCGACGGGGAGGACCGTCAACCCACCCCACATCCCCTGCCCCACTTCGTGATAAAACGCGGGCTGTTGTACTGTGCGGCCACGAGGCGGGGGGAGGAGAAGCTTCTGCTGGTGGTCCCCGCGACCAAGACCGCGACGATCATGGAGCTGGCCCATACCCACCCTATGGCGGGGCACTTGGCTGCAGCAAACACCATCCAACGGATTCGCGACCGGTTCCACTGGCCAGGCCTCGAGGGAGAGGTGAAACGGTTCTGCCAAGGCTGCCCTACCTGCCAGCTGACGTCACCCCAACGTCCTCCCCCCAGCCCCCTCATCCCTCTACCGGTAATCGAAGTGCCCTTCGAACGCATCGGGATGGACCTGGTGGGGCCGCTACCGAAGTCTGCCCGGGGCCATGAATACATCTTGGTGATCCTGGACTATGCTACACGGTATCCGGAAGCCCTGCCCCTGCGGAAGGCCACGTCCAAAGCCATCGCCAAAGAACTCTTCCTGATGTTTAGCCGCGTAGGCATACCCAGGGAGGTGCTGACTGACCAGGGTACCCCGTTCATGTCTCGGCTGATGGCGGACCTCTGCCACCTACTTCAGGTGAGACAGCTGCGGACATCCATCTACCACCCCCAAACCGATGGACTGGTTGAGAGGTTCAATCAGACCCTGAAGAGGATGCTCCGTCGAGTGGTGGCAGAGGACGGGCGCGACTGGGACCTTCTACTGCCCTACGTGCTCTTCGGTGTTCGAGAAGTGCCCCAGGCATCTACCGGTTTCACCCCGTTTGAGCTCCTCTTCGGCCGGCAGCCTCGAGGGCTGCTGGATGTGCCCGGGATGCCTGGGAACAACAACCAGCCCCACACC AGCCTGATCGAGCACGTCCAACAGATGCAAGATCGCATAGATCGGGTGATGCCGATAGTGAAGGAACACCTCGTCGAGGCCCAGCGCGCCCAAAAACGGTGGTATGACCGGCCCGCCCAACCGAGGGAATTCCAGCCTGGAGATCGAGTGTTGGTCCTGACCTCCACAGCCACCTCTAAATTCCTGGCCTCCTGGAAAGGACCCTACACCGTTGTGGAGAAGGTAGGGCCAGTCAACTACCGGGTCCGTCAGCCGGGACGGAGACGGGAGGAGCAGCTGTACCACGTCAACTTGTTAAAGAAATGGGTCGCCACCCCAGCCCAGATGGCCGCGTTCGCCCTGGATAACCCGCCAGTGATCCAGATGGGAGAACAGCTGTCCCCTCTCCAGAAAAAAGATCTCCACTCCCTGGTCAGTCAGTTCCAGGACGTCTTTTCCCCAAAGCCCGGGCAGACTCGGGTGATTCAACACGAGGTCCGAACACCACCTGGAGTCGTGGTGAGACAGCGGCCCTACCGGGTGCCAGAGGCTCGTCGGCTGGCTATAGAGGAGGAGATCACCAGAATGCAAGAGTTGGGGGTAATAGAGCCCTCCCGCAGCCCCTGGTCCAGTCCCATTGTAATGGTCCCGAAACCAGACGGCACTCTCCGGTTTTGTAATGACTTTCGGCGACTCAATGAGGTGTCCAGCTTCGACAGTTACCCAATGCCCCGAGTGGATGAGCTCCTGGACCGGCTGGGGAAAGCCCGCTTCATCTCCACCCTCGATCTAACAAAGGGATATTGGCAGGTGCCCCTTTCTCCAAAGTCCCGGGAGAAAACCGCATTTAGCACCCCCTCTGGACACTGGCAGTACACCGTGCTGCCATTCGGATTGCATGGGGCACCTGCCACGTTTCAACGGATGATGGACGTCTTGCTGCGGCCCCATCAAGCCTATGCAGCCGCATATATAGATGATCTAGTCATCCACTCGGGGTCCTGGGACGACCATCTGGACAGACTGCGAAGAGTGCTGTCGGACCTTCGGAAGGCAGGCTTGACGGCCAACCCCAAAAAGTGCCACCTCGGACTGGCCGAAGCCCAGTACCTGGGGTATCGGGTGGGGGGAGGCCTTATCCAACCCCAGACGAAAAAGGTGGAGGCCGTCCGGGACGCTCCCCGACCCAACAACAAATCCCAGGTACGCGCCTTCCTGGGGCTAGCGGGGTACTATCGGTGTTTTATCCCCAACTTTTCGTCCATAGCCAGCTCCCTGACCGACCTGACCAGGAAGGGGCAGCCGGAGGAGGTGAAGTGGACCCCGGAAACGGAGCGATCATTTCAGGCCCTGAAGAAGACACTGTCGTCCGCACCTGTACTGCATGCGCCCGATTTCGGCTGCCCCTTCATCCTCCAGACCGACGCCTCGGACACCGGCCTGGGAGCGGTGCTATCGCAGACACCCAACGGAGTGGAGCATCCGGTGGTGTACATTAGCCGGAAACTCACACCCGCGGAAAGCCGGTACGCCACCGTGGAGAGGGAGGCCCTGGCTATAAAGTGGGCAGTCCTGGAGCTGCGATATTATCTTCTGGGACGGAGCTTCTCGTTAGTGACTGACCATGCCCCGCTCCAGTGGATGGCGAAAGCCAAAAATACCAATGCCCGAGTCACACGATGGTTCCTAGCTCTCCAGGACTACCACTTCACAGTGATACACCGGGCCGGGGCCTCCCACGGCAACGCTGACGGTCTGTCGAGGATGTGGTCAGGATGGACAACTCG ACTCGGACGATTGAGCGAACGACCGGAAGGAACGCCCATCCCGCCCCGCTACTCGCAGCAACTGGACAGGCCGGCCCAACGACTCATACCCTCCTCGGCTCTGGAGAGTAACGGATCCGATGATAGGATTGACCCGGCTCCCCAACCCTGTATTTCCTTCGTCTCCTCCAGGAGGCTATCAATAAACTTACCCTCCGGGGTCATACTCTTTACCTACTGTGTACGTGTCGTTGCTCTGCCTGTCACAACTTAa